Genomic segment of Candidatus Paceibacterota bacterium:
TCAATAGTGACGGTAAGGGCACCATCTTCTGCGTCGAGTGCGGTTGCGCCCTCATCAACATACGTTGTGCCCTGGATCACGTTGACTGGGTTTGAACCAATGACCGTGATAACCGGAGCGACGTTGATGTGTGGTGTCACAACAACTGTACGAGTTGTCGTACCTACGAAGCCAGTAATCTGATCGGTCGCGGTGTAGGTCAATATATATGTTGCTGGAGTGTTGATATCAACTGTACCAGAAACAACAATCGGAGTAGTGACCGTATGCGCACCCGCGACTGCGGTTGCACCTAGCTCATCATAAGCAGTCCCCTGCTCTATTGAAATAGTTGAGGAACCATTCAATGTGACAACGGGAAGCTGATAGACAGTGAAATCAAGCAATGACAGATCGACATATCCCTCTGGAACACCAATACAGCCGGGAGCTACTATTCCAAAATCAGCAGGTGCAACAAGACAGACCGTGTGTGCACCAGTAGCGGGCACAAGAAATGAGAATGCCCCAGAAACATCTGCGGTTGTCGTTGCAATAACTACGTCAGTAGCATCACGAAGCTCGACATTCGCACCAAGAACATAACCTGGATTATTTACATCTGCCGAAGTACCAATGCGCACAGTACCACCGGCGGTAAACTCTGCTTTTGCGGTTACTGTGATTGTACGTGTAACTGGATCAGCAGTGAAACCAGTCATTTCATCAACAACATTGTAGGTGATGATATACGTGCCTGGAACCGCAGTATCCACTATACCGGTAGGCAAAACAGTTGCGGCAAGTGCGCGAGTTCCCGCCATAGCCAATGCACCTGCATCAACATATGACGAACCCTGCACAATAGAGATTGTCGAACTACCATTCAAGGTGATAACGGGAAGTTCTGAAATCGTGAAGTCATTATTCGCAACATCAGATGCGCTTTGTGGAACACTGATACAGCTCGAATCGATGATGCCGAATCCAAGTGGAGCAGCAAAGCAAATATTGTAATCTCCCGCTGCCGTAATCGCAAACGAGTATGCGCCGTTTGCATCTGTGGTCGTCGAAGCGATGACTGTGCCACCTGCATCCTGAAGGTCGACACTCACACCGAGCACATAGCCAGGATTCGTGCTGCTTGCCACAACGCCGATACGCACGCTTCCAGATATGCTATATGATGTATTTCCTGAATTGAGCGGAGTGACAATGACCGTGCGCGTAGCACTTGTCACAAAACCAGTAATTTCATCGGTAACGGAATACGTCACAGTGTATGTACCCGGAGTACTTGGGACATCTGGAGTAATGTTGCCGGTGATATCGATTACCGCATTAATAACGCGGCTACCTGCGAGTGCCGTAGCACCATACTCTATATATAGATCACCCTCAACGATAGTAATCGCACTTCCACCATTCGGCGTAATGACTGGTAGCTCTGTAATAGTGAAATCACTTAAAGTGATGTCTGACGTCCCCTGCGTAAGCAGTACACAACCTGAGTTGATCACACCAAATGTATCCGGAGTTACAAGACACACATTGTGGTCTCCTAAAAGAGGGATTACGAACGAGAACGATCCATTTGCATCGGTTGTCGTTGCTTCGAGAACGTTCCCCATTCCATCCTGGAGTTCAATTGTTGCACCAAGTGCATATACGGGATTAGAGCTTGAGGCTGCAGTGCCGACTCGCACTGTACCCGATGCAGTATATTCTGTAGGAGCAGCTACAACATTAACTATTCGAGTCACCGTTGTCGTTGCACCATTATTGTCGGTGACACTATAGGTCACCGTATATGTGCCAAGCACACCTGCATTTACCTGATCATCAACAATAATCCTAGAGGTGAGGTCACCATCTTCTGCATCCGTTGAAGTAGCGCCTGCATCAACATAACTTGCACCAAGAACTAAATCAACTGGATTAAGTCCCAGAATAGTGATGACTGGAGCAACATTGACGTGTGGTGGCGTATTCACGTTCACGATGCGCTGCGCAGAGGCGGTAAATCCAGTAAGTTCGTCAACGACGTTATACGTAATTATGTATTGACCTGCGAGATTCGTATTCACTACACCCGATGGCGTAACTGTTGCCGCAAGTGTTCGGCTACCCGCGGTTGCGATTCCGCCAAGCTCATCATATGAACCCCCAACAAGGATATCAATGGTTGATGAGCCATTAAGTGTAATAATTGGACGCAATGCAATAGTGAAGTCATCGAGTGTGACATTCGTATTACCCTGCGCTATATCAATACAGCTAAGTCCGATTACTCCATAACCAGAAGGAGCTACAAGACATACACTATGATTACCTGTTGTAGAAATTGTGAAAGAGAACGCGCCACTTGCATCTGTTGTTGTTGTCGCAAGGACTTCACTTGTCATGTCCTTTAACTCTACCGCTGCACCAAGCGCGTAAACCGGATTGAGCGCAGATGCTGCGGTACCCTCACGAAGCGTACCCGTTGCAGTGAATTCAGTTGGAAGTGCATTCACTATGACCGTGCGGACTACTGATACTGCGGCAAGCTGCGTAACTGGATCGACCACATCATAGGTGACTGTATATGTCCCAGGCACCGTCGTGACAATATTCCCTGCCGCGACAATACTTGATGAAATATCATTAACGCCCTGAACTGCAGTAGCACCGAGATCAACATAAGTTGAGTTCTGTAAAATATTCACCGTACTTGAACCGTTCAACGTGATCACCGGAGTCATCGCAACAGTAAAGTCTGGCACGATAATATTTGCGCTCGATGATGCGGCAGTATAACAGTTTGAGCTAAGTGCACTGAATCCAAGCGGTGCTGTAATACATACTGAATAATCAGCAGTTGGAGTATTTACGAGAAACGCACCCGTAGCATCTGTAGTCGTTGTTGTTGCAACATGAGTCACCGTATTGGTGAGCGTAACAACAACACCTGAAACACCTGCATTTGAAGTCGAAGCAACGGTACCCGAACGGACCATTCCACTCATATCGATATACGTAACAGGTGGTGGAGGTACGACTGGAGTGACATTCACGGTACGCACTACGGAAATTGCAGAAAGTCCGTTCTTTGGATCAATGACGTTATAGGTCACTGCATAGGTGCCGACCGTCGTCATATCAACTGTACTTGATGCAACAATGAGCGCAGTAAGATCATCCCGACCTCGGCTCGCAGTTGCTCCGTCATCTTCATAGACAGTGTCCTTTACTACAGAGACAGTCGCATCTCCATTGAGCTGAATAACTGGACGATCAGAAATCGTAAAGTCTGAAAGTGTCACATCATCCGTAGGGTCTGGGTACACGACAGTCTGACATGCTGGAGATGCAGGAATTGAACCGTACTCTACTGCTGGAACCACGCAAGCCTGATAGTTGCCTGGAATAATAAGAAATGAGAAACCGCCTATATATGAAGATGTTGTAGCCACAACAGCATTTCCATTTGAAGTATCGCGGAGCTCGATCATAACACCTGCGATTGCAGGATTATTTATATCAACAGTATCACCCGTGCGTACATAGCCATAGATACTCGTTGCATTGAGCAATGAGTTATCAGAACCAGAACCACCACCACCGCCACCTGCCACAGAGACAACAGTCACTGAGCGAGATGCCGTAGCAACATATCCAGTCACTGTGTCCGTAAGTGAATAGTTAATTGTATAGACAGCGGGCACTGAAGTATTCACTGTTCCAGTTGCTGCAATCAAGGACGTCACATCTGTCGTGTCCTTTAACGCGGTTACACCTGAATCTGTGTATGTTGAATGCTGATCCACAAAGACCATCGCTGGAGTCACCGTGATGACGGGAAGCTTTGATATTGTAAAATCAGCAACCTGTGTGTCGGCGACAGGAAGTGTGATGTCTTGGCAGTTCGTACCACCAGAGAGTAAACCGTAACCTGTTGGCACGGTGAAGCAAACCTTGTAATCAGAAACGGGAGAAACGGAAACCGTAAATGTTCCGTCGCCCGCACTAGTTGTCTGTGTCTGGAGCGAACCGTCAGCATTTGAAATAAGCTGAACAGCAGCACCTGCGTAGCCAGGATTACCAGAAAGCGCAGTATCACCGATGCGCACTGCGCCAGTAATATTTACTGGTGTAGGCGTATCTGCTTCTGCAGTTTTCACGGAAAAAATACCGTGCCCGCTAAATAGGTTCCCGATAAAAATCGAAATGAACGCTATGCTAATAATAAAGCCGACAGGGACTGTCGAAGCGTATGATATTTTTTTCATGGCTATGGTTTAGACACAATCAGGACTAGTACGGTTTATTGTGTTGAAATTCAAACTACCTATTATTCTTAAGGTTGTCAAGTGAAAATATTTAAAGCATGGCTCAAGAGAGCCGTTTTAAAGGACATGTCCTTAAAGGACAGTCTCGAAATTTTGTGTCCTTTATAAAGGACATTTGTCCTTTAGCAATATACTTTTATTTATAGCCATATAAAAAATTAACTAATAGCATTTTGTATAGCATGCGCACTCAATATCGCTCGTTACTGCCTTATCAGTCGATGCAAATTTAATGCTCTGATTTTCTCATGCCGAATGATATTCCCCTTCTTCGAGAAAACTTGTACAAAAAAAATTCACACCAGAGGGTGTGAATTTTTAAACTTACTTAACCTTCTTTGAGTTTGTAGGAATGTCGACAACAGACGCGGTCACCGTCTCAGTCACTTCATCCTCCCCTCGCGTACGGCGATAAAGATAGACTGAGACTGCAAATGCAAACACCCCGAGAAGAAGAGCAAACACTGCTGCAATCGCCGTCATGTTCAGGAAGCTTCTGAAATTATAGAATGCGGTAGCAATATTCCCTTCCTTATTCTCAACAACAGGATCAATCGCCTCAGTTTTCGCAGCCACGGAACCTGATGCACTGATTGAATTACCTTCATCTTTCTTGCCAAATGTTGGCATCACCGCGAGCAAGCTCTGCTTAGCACGATTCCACCATGCACTCAATGCCCCCTGCTTAGTCGTACTTGCGACATCTGCGAGTGATGCGGCGTCGCTCGATGCATATGAACTTCCTTGCTGTCCTAACGCAGCAACACGATAGGTAGCAATTTCCTTCAACTGTGCAAATGTGAGCGGGAACTCATGACCACAATAAATCTCATTAATCTTTTTCTGGGTTGTCATATAGACATTACCCGTATTGCCATCCTTGCCCCAAAGTGAGAGTACCTCCTTGAAGTGTCTATCCTGGAATATACGTACACCACGCTCTGTAGCCTCATCATAAACACCTGTCGCACGCACGCTCATCAGGCCTTCGTAAATGAAGAGGAATGTCTGCAACTTGAGCACTTCAACCTTCTCATTTTGCGCACCCTTGCTCATATAGCTCTTAAGGAGCACACACTCGTTTGCAGTACTTGGTGCAGGGACGCTAGGATTGATGGTTGTAGCTACAAGCGGAGCACCAACAATCACCTTTCGCACCACATCCTTCGTAGGGAAACCTCCCGTTGCCTTTGCGTCGACATGGTAGACTACCGCGTACTCCCCTGCAACCTTCGTATTCACATCACCAGTTGCCTCAACGCCGTAACCATGAATAACTTTGCCATCCTGGCCACGAAGCTCAACGCCCGGGTCCTCATATATTGAACCAGTCTTTACATAAACAGTAGTACCACCGTACAAGAAGATTGTAGGGAGTTTCTCAACAAGAAAACCATCAAGCGCAACAACGCCCACAAGGTTAGTAAGCTCAAAATTGAGTGGTGCCCCCACAGGGATTCCATAACCCACTGCAGGAACGAGAGATACTATATAGTCAATATTCTCAGGTGCGGTAAATACGAATTTACCACCCTCATCCGTAACCGCAGTTGCTTGGAGTGCACCTGAGTGCTTCAGCGTAAGATTCACGGTCATGCCTGGTGCGACAACGCTTGATGAGCTCGCAGATGCGAGAGTGCGGATCGTACCCGAGATGTTATTGGTAATCGGAGCAGAAGCTTCTGCGGCCACTACAGTGGGAAGCACTGTGCTTGTAGCGAGAAAATTTCCGATCGGTGCAAAGAGAAATGCAGTGACAAGAACTGCAGATGAAATTGCACGAGTTGCTGTAGAAATTTGCATGATAATAAGTTGCGAGTTTTAAAGCACAGAAGTAGGAATACCTACAACAGTGTTCCCTTCAAACTACTGCTAATTGACAGAGTGTCAAGAAATAGAAACACACAATTATGGCTTAACTGAGCCAATATAAAGGACATTAACTAAAGGACATACTTACATGCAAACTCCATGAACTGTCCTTTAAAAATACCTTTAATAATGGGCGTTATTCGTGATAAGTAATTATATATACCGAAGAGGTGCGCGCAGACTTCCCTGCATTTCCCCGGACTTGACCTTGGGTTACTTACTGGTTGTATTGAGTTATCCACATTTGTGTACTTATATATTTTGGAAATCTTCCGGCCATTTCACTCCGGGCAACTCTCCTTCTTCAGTACATAAAGGGATCACTATAACAAGAAAATAGCGCCCGAAAAAGCTATATTATCCTTCCTCCTATGCTATAATCATTCATATATGAATGAGAAATTCTTGACCCCCTACAACCCCGAAGAGACCGAGGATCGCATTTATGCTGCGTGGCAAAATGCAGGCTACTTCAATCCTGATAAATGTGTTGAATCAGGCGCAACTGCCGCTGATGCTCCTACATACTCAATCGTACTCCCCCCACCAAACGTAACCGGTGTTTTGCACATGGGCCACGCCGCCATGCTTGCCATAGAGGATATCATCGTGCGCTACAACCGCATGACTGGACATCGTACTCTCTGGCTCCCTGGAACAGACCATGCCGCAATCGCAACACAATCGAAAGTTGAGAAAATCATCGAAAAAGAGAAGCTCAATAAGTATGAAATGGGGCGCGAAGCATTTTTGGACCGAGTAAACAAATTTGCCCAAGAGTCTCACGATGTGATCGTTAGCCAGGTTCGCAAGATGGGTGCATCCGTCGACTGGTCACGTGAGGCATTTACTCTCGATGAAAAACGCAACCTCGCAGTGCGCACCGCTTTTAAACGCATGTATGACGACGGCCTCATTTACCGTGGTTACCGTGTCGTGAACTGGGACCCAAAGGGGCAGACAGTTATCTCTGATGATGAAATCGTCTATGAGGAGCGCAAAGCGAAGTTCTATACCTTCAAGTACAGCAAGGACTTCCCTATTGCTATCTCGACCACACGACCAGAAACGAAGGTTGGCGACACCGCAGTCGCCGTCCATCCTGAGGATGAACGCTATGCACACCTTGTCGGAACGACTCATGAAGTTGTCTTTTGTGGTGTTCCCCTTTCTATCAAGATCATCGCCGACACTGCCGTCGAGAAGGACTTTGGGACAGGAGCACTTGGAGTGACCCCTGCTCACTCTGCAATCGACGCAGAAATTGCGCAGCGCCATAACCTCCCAATGATCCAGGTCATCGATGAGAAGGCACGCATGATGGTTGGCGACGACCGTATCAAGGGCAAGAAGGCTGCCGAAGCACGCGAGATTATCGCGCAATACCTCCGCGACGAGAACCTCATTGAAAAGGAAGAGGAAGTAACCCAGAATGTTTCTACTGCTGAGCGCACGGGTGCTATCATCGAACCACTCCCAAAGATGCAGTGGTTCATCGCGGCGAACAAGCAGTTCACAATGAAGCACTCAAAGCTTCAGGGAATCAATGCGGGTGATCAGGTGACTCTCAAACAACTCATGCAGCACGTCGTGCGCGAGGGCGAAATCAGTATTCTTCCTGATCGCTTCAATACAACCTACTTCCGTTGGATTGATAATCTTCGTGACTGGTGTATCTCACGCCAAATCTGGTACGGACACCGCATCCCTGTGTGGTATAAGGGTGATGAGATCTTCTGCGATATTGAGGCACCAGAGGGTGAGGGTTGGACACAAGACCCTGATACACTCGACACGTGGTTTTCTTCTGGACTATGGACATTCTCAACACTTGGATGGCCTGACGAGAACGCAATCGATTTCAAGACGTACCACCCAACACAGCTTCTTGAGACGGGCTATGACATCCTCTTCTTCTGGGTTGCGCGCATGATTCTCATGAGCACATATATACTCGGAGAGATTCCATTCGAAACCGTCTACCTCCACGGCCTTGTTCGTGATGCAAAAGGACAGAAGATGAGCAAGAGTAAAGGAAATGCGACCGACCCTCTTGAAATGATTGCAAAGTACGGTGGCGACGCTGTGCGCATGTCACTCATTGTCGGCACAGGCCCTGGCGCTGATACAAATTTCTCAGAAGATAAAGTGCGTGCATACAAGAAGTATGCCAACAAGATCTGGAATATCTCTCGCTTTGTCATCGAAAAGACCGAGGGTATTACTGTCGACCTCGACAAGCACCCGAAGCTTACCGACAAGGATGCAGCTGCTATCAAGGAGCTCAATGGGGTCATCGAGTACGTAGGTACACATGTGAGCGAATATAAGCTCCATCTTGCCGCCGAACACCTCTACCATTTCACCTGGCACACCCTTGCCGACGTGCTCATAGAGGAACGCAAGGCAATCCTATCTGAGGGTACCGATGAAGAGAAGTATTCTGCTGCCTGGACCTTGCGCACCATACTTGAAACGATACTCAAGCTGCATCACCCTTTCATGCCATTCATCACTGAGGAAATCTGGTCTCTACTTCCTCTCCGCACCTTACCACTTATTGTCACTCCATGGCCTTTGGCGAAGTAACAACAAATACGTTTTTCATCGCTCTACTGCTCGGACTCGTTCCGTCTCTTTTCTGGCTCTGGTTTTGGCTCCGTGAAGACCGGCTCCACCCGGAACCCAAAAGCATGATTATGCTCGCATTCCTTGGTGGTATGGTTGCAACGATGCTTGCTTATCCACTGGAGCGGGCCGTAGCAGATATTGGATTAACCGAGCAACAACGGTTCATGGTTTGGGTAGTAATGGAAGAACTGCTCAAGTATGCGGCACTCTTCTTCCTAGTATTACGTAGTCCTTACTTCGATGAGCCGATAGATGCGGTGATTTACATGATCACCATCGCCCTCGGCTTCGCGGCTCTTGAGAACACGCTCTTCATTCTTGGACCGCTCGCTTCGGGAGATCAAGCAACTGCAATGAATCTCACCGCGCTTCGCTTTGTTGGCGCAACGTTGCTTCACGTAGCATCTTCCGCTCTTGTCGGCATCGCAATGTCCTTTGCTTACTTCAAGGTAAAAGGCCATCGTATTCTTTTCTCAGTCTCAGGTATACTTGCAGCAATCACCCTGCATGCGATCTACAATCTGTCGATCGTCGAAAGCTCTGACCCAAGTACCGTGTATAATATATTCATTGGACTTTGGGTTTCTGTCCTTGGGGTGCTCTTGGCCTGTGAGCGCATTAAACGACTTCCACCTCGAACGCATCTCTCGTTTCCTAATCTAAAACGCATATGAGAAATACAAGCTTTTTCGAAAAATTAACCGGATCACTTCGTCTCACTGACGATGACCTTAAAGCACTCAATGAGCACGCTGATGGATCTAGCGAAACAGTATCTCCCGCTACAACTCCAAAAGTGACTCTTCCGAGTGCATATGATGATAATACGATCATTGAAGAAACAGATGAGGATTTTGAAATCCCTGATGATGCTGAAGTGGAAACCGTAGAGGAAGTCATCGAGGACGACTCGATTGATAGCGAGGAGATTGAGGAATACTACGAAGAGATCATCGATGAAGAAGAACCGGCGAGACACATGAAACTTGTGGATTTTGAGGATGAACCACAAATCAGAAACACCGAACAAGAAATCGAGGAAGAGGATGTTGAGGAAACGGACGATGATGAGGATTATCCGGTCTTCAACATTGAACACGAAGAAGAGCCTGAAGAAGCTCCACAGAAAATTCTCGATTATGATTCTCGTGCAATCGAGAAGAGTCCTCGACCACAGCGCCCAACACTTCCAATCGACATGTATGAGCTCCATCATGAGATAATCATTCGCACACTTGTGCCTGGAATTACTCCTGAAAACCTCAAGGTTTCAATCACTCGCGACCATGTCTCTATCTCAGGAACACGCCCTGCTCCTGATGGAGTGCCAAGCAAAAACTATTTCGAGAGAGAGGTTGAATGGGGAGAATTTTCTCGCATGATTGAACTTCCAACAGAAGTTGATGTCGAACATGCAGAGGCAGTTGAAAAGTATGGCCTACTCGTCATTCGACTTCCAAAAATCGATTCCATGAAGACTCAGGAATTAAAAGTGAAATCGGTCTAAAAATACAACGACTTCGGTCGTTGTATTTTTATATACAAAAACTCAGTACATTGCTGTACTGAGGAGAATATGGTCACTTATTTTTTCTGCAGCGAAGCAGCTGCCTTAAAACGAGATTTGAATTTCTCATATCGCTTACGAGTGTCCTCATTCGCAAGGAGCTGTTCCCTATTACGAATCTCGCGCGGGAGATTTGATGGAAGGCGTGCAATGAACTGTGAGGCAGTGAAGTCGCGATCCAACCCACTTGAAAAGCGATTGATATAATGGGAGCGGAAGTGTGCATAGCCCTCAACACTATCGAGTGACAGGCGAATGATGATTCCCCCAAAGTATTCCTGTGCAAGCAGAGCAACAACTGCACAGTGCCCCGAAAGCGGGTTATGTGAAGACCAAGTTTTTGCGTCAGCACTGGTATCACGCGCACAGATGTTGAGAATTATCTGAGAAAAGAGGCGTGGAGTTATGAGCTGATGAGCATGCATAGCTACTCCATACATGTACAAGTCTAGATATAGGATAGCAGAGGCAAGGAGGAAATGCTAATAGAAACAAATACTAAGTGCGGGTAGGGAGAATCGGTCCGAGTCTCTAAGTGTTTTAGGTACCCTGCGCCCAAAAAGCACTGGGAGATATCTCACGAACTTTGTTCGCGCACCCTAATGGGGCCCGCACGACAAAGTTCTTCGAGAACCCACGGTTCTCGACGGTATTCCTTTTGGAAATAGGAATACCTGCTCTCCTAGACGGGGAAGGCTTCCTTCCCCGACCCCCTTTCGTTCGATTCTCCCTTCCCGCACAAAAAGAAAAAACAGAGGCTTTCGCTCTGTTTTTTCTTTTTGTGCGGGTAGGGAGAATCGAACTCCCGACACCTGCTTGGGAAGCAGAAGTTTTACCACTAAACCATACCCGCATACTTTTATTCTAATACAGAACCTTTGGTTCTTGAAGCAGAAGTTTTACGATTAAGAACGTCGCTTCGCGAGCCAGGCGTTCTTGCCTCATAAGGAATCGCCTCCGCGATTCACATCAACTCAAGGAATTGCTGCGCACTTCCTCTTTGAGGTAAACCATACCCGCATACTTTTATTCTAATACAGAACCTTTGGTTCTTGAAGCAGAAGTTTTACGATATCACAGAGAAAACAAAAAACCCTTGCAGGTCTTTGGGGCACATTAGTTTCCAACAAAGACCTTCTTTGTGCGCGAAAGCAGACTAGAGTCCTTTATTTCGGTTGTTACCGACTGTTCACCCTTAGGATCTTTCTTGTCGGTAGTAATTACCATAACATTTTCACCTGCGCGTGCAACCATGTACTGCTCGCGGAAAAGCTCCTCCTGGCCTCTGGCGGTCTTCAGACGCTCATTTTCTGCACGCAATGCCTCTTCACGTGCCTTCATACTCACCAAATCTTCTTGGGCTCCAGCATACTTGTCAGCCTGTTCGGTATGGATGCGATATGACTCCGCCGTCCCACGAATAGACAGAAAAGTCAAAATTGCCAGTACGAGAACAACCGGCATTGAGAAAAGAGCCCTCGTTGCTTTCCTTTTTGCGCGATAAGGTGGCACAGTTGGCATATCTGTAGTATACTACAAAAACTAAATAATCATAGATATGTCAGTCACACTCTTTCGAAAGGCACAGAGCAAATGGGGTAAGCGCGTATTTGGCGTCCTCGGCGTCCTTGTGGCAGGTTCAATGATCCTCGTCTACGTCGCACCATTTTTTAACTAGGAAAAATGAGAGAAGCCAGCATGGGCATGCTGGTTTTTTGATACTTCAGGGCTTTGCCCTGGCAGGAAATCTCACGTCGCGATGCGGCGCACCCTAAAGGGGCCCACACCGCCCTGCTCCTTAGGAACCCACGGTTCCTAACGCTTTCTTTGAAGACAAAGAAAGCTGTGCTCCTCCACGGGGAACCTCCCCGTTCCCCGACCCCCTCGACGGTTCGATTTCTGCTAGGGACTACAAAATGCAAAAGACTAGAGGCTTCGCTCTAGTCTTTTGTATATTTTGTGCCCCTAGCAGGAATCGAACCTACATCTACTCCTTAGGACGGAGCTGTTCTGCCGGAAAAATCAAAAACCATACGAATTTTGTATGGTTTTTGATTGAGTTGATGTGGCGCGCGGTGGCACGACATCTACCGGCAAGAACGCCTGGTGCCCGGAGGGCCGTTCTTATCCATTGAACTCTTCTTATTGTGCCTCCAGCAGGAATCGGACCCACATCTACTCCTTAGGACGGAGCTGTTCTATCCATTGAACTATGGAGGCAAGAGCAAGCCCCGTGGGGCTTGCTTAAATGTAACACTACAGACTATTCAGGAATATTCAAGAGTCCTGCCACCTTTGGCTTATTGAAACCAACAATGATTTCACCATCGATATCAATAACTGGAACACCCATTTGACCTGACTTCTTCACCATCTCCTCGCGCTTTGCAAGGTCGGTACCAACATCAAACTCCTGAAATGCAATATTGTTCTTCGTAAAATACTCTTTTGCTAATTTACAATAAACGCAATACTGCGTTGAATATATAGTAACTGATTTCATGATCGAGAAACTAACGGGTAATGCTTGTATTCTAGCACAGGATTTTCGCGTGGTATACTATCAATATGGAAATGCAAGATCAGCGAATTGAGCGCATATTGCAGCTCACTGAGGAGACAAACAAGATTGTGCGTGGCATGCGCAATCAACACCGTATGTCCTCACTATTTAGAGTGATATATATTGTTGCATTTGTATATGCCTCATGGTGGGGTTATCAGCAAATGCTCCCTTATCTTAACCAGCTTAAGTCAACCTATGCGCAAATCAATGAGCTTAATAGGAC
This window contains:
- a CDS encoding immunoglobulin-like domain-containing protein, with translation MKKISYASTVPVGFIISIAFISIFIGNLFSGHGIFSVKTAEADTPTPVNITGAVRIGDTALSGNPGYAGAAVQLISNADGSLQTQTTSAGDGTFTVSVSPVSDYKVCFTVPTGYGLLSGGTNCQDITLPVADTQVADFTISKLPVITVTPAMVFVDQHSTYTDSGVTALKDTTDVTSLIAATGTVNTSVPAVYTINYSLTDTVTGYVATASRSVTVVSVAGGGGGGSGSDNSLLNATSIYGYVRTGDTVDINNPAIAGVMIELRDTSNGNAVVATTSSYIGGFSFLIIPGNYQACVVPAVEYGSIPASPACQTVVYPDPTDDVTLSDFTISDRPVIQLNGDATVSVVKDTVYEDDGATASRGRDDLTALIVASSTVDMTTVGTYAVTYNVIDPKNGLSAISVVRTVNVTPVVPPPPVTYIDMSGMVRSGTVASTSNAGVSGVVVTLTNTVTHVATTTTTDATGAFLVNTPTADYSVCITAPLGFSALSSNCYTAASSSANIIVPDFTVAMTPVITLNGSSTVNILQNSTYVDLGATAVQGVNDISSSIVAAGNIVTTVPGTYTVTYDVVDPVTQLAAVSVVRTVIVNALPTEFTATGTLREGTAASALNPVYALGAAVELKDMTSEVLATTTTDASGAFSFTISTTGNHSVCLVAPSGYGVIGLSCIDIAQGNTNVTLDDFTIALRPIITLNGSSTIDILVGGSYDELGGIATAGSRTLAATVTPSGVVNTNLAGQYIITYNVVDELTGFTASAQRIVNVNTPPHVNVAPVITILGLNPVDLVLGASYVDAGATSTDAEDGDLTSRIIVDDQVNAGVLGTYTVTYSVTDNNGATTTVTRIVNVVAAPTEYTASGTVRVGTAASSSNPVYALGATIELQDGMGNVLEATTTDANGSFSFVIPLLGDHNVCLVTPDTFGVINSGCVLLTQGTSDITLSDFTITELPVITPNGGSAITIVEGDLYIEYGATALAGSRVINAVIDITGNITPDVPSTPGTYTVTYSVTDEITGFVTSATRTVIVTPLNSGNTSYSISGSVRIGVVASSTNPGYVLGVSVDLQDAGGTVIASTTTDANGAYSFAITAAGDYNICFAAPLGFGIIDSSCISVPQSASDVANNDFTISELPVITLNGSSTISIVQGSSYVDAGALAMAGTRALAATVLPTGIVDTAVPGTYIITYNVVDEMTGFTADPVTRTITVTAKAEFTAGGTVRIGTSADVNNPGYVLGANVELRDATDVVIATTTADVSGAFSFLVPATGAHTVCLVAPADFGIVAPGCIGVPEGYVDLSLLDFTVYQLPVVTLNGSSTISIEQGTAYDELGATAVAGAHTVTTPIVVSGTVDINTPATYILTYTATDQITGFVGTTTRTVVVTPHINVAPVITVIGSNPVNVIQGTTYVDEGATALDAEDGALTVTI
- a CDS encoding immunoglobulin-like domain-containing protein; this translates as MQISTATRAISSAVLVTAFLFAPIGNFLATSTVLPTVVAAEASAPITNNISGTIRTLASASSSSVVAPGMTVNLTLKHSGALQATAVTDEGGKFVFTAPENIDYIVSLVPAVGYGIPVGAPLNFELTNLVGVVALDGFLVEKLPTIFLYGGTTVYVKTGSIYEDPGVELRGQDGKVIHGYGVEATGDVNTKVAGEYAVVYHVDAKATGGFPTKDVVRKVIVGAPLVATTINPSVPAPSTANECVLLKSYMSKGAQNEKVEVLKLQTFLFIYEGLMSVRATGVYDEATERGVRIFQDRHFKEVLSLWGKDGNTGNVYMTTQKKINEIYCGHEFPLTFAQLKEIATYRVAALGQQGSSYASSDAASLADVASTTKQGALSAWWNRAKQSLLAVMPTFGKKDEGNSISASGSVAAKTEAIDPVVENKEGNIATAFYNFRSFLNMTAIAAVFALLLGVFAFAVSVYLYRRTRGEDEVTETVTASVVDIPTNSKKVK
- a CDS encoding valine--tRNA ligase gives rise to the protein MNEKFLTPYNPEETEDRIYAAWQNAGYFNPDKCVESGATAADAPTYSIVLPPPNVTGVLHMGHAAMLAIEDIIVRYNRMTGHRTLWLPGTDHAAIATQSKVEKIIEKEKLNKYEMGREAFLDRVNKFAQESHDVIVSQVRKMGASVDWSREAFTLDEKRNLAVRTAFKRMYDDGLIYRGYRVVNWDPKGQTVISDDEIVYEERKAKFYTFKYSKDFPIAISTTRPETKVGDTAVAVHPEDERYAHLVGTTHEVVFCGVPLSIKIIADTAVEKDFGTGALGVTPAHSAIDAEIAQRHNLPMIQVIDEKARMMVGDDRIKGKKAAEAREIIAQYLRDENLIEKEEEVTQNVSTAERTGAIIEPLPKMQWFIAANKQFTMKHSKLQGINAGDQVTLKQLMQHVVREGEISILPDRFNTTYFRWIDNLRDWCISRQIWYGHRIPVWYKGDEIFCDIEAPEGEGWTQDPDTLDTWFSSGLWTFSTLGWPDENAIDFKTYHPTQLLETGYDILFFWVARMILMSTYILGEIPFETVYLHGLVRDAKGQKMSKSKGNATDPLEMIAKYGGDAVRMSLIVGTGPGADTNFSEDKVRAYKKYANKIWNISRFVIEKTEGITVDLDKHPKLTDKDAAAIKELNGVIEYVGTHVSEYKLHLAAEHLYHFTWHTLADVLIEERKAILSEGTDEEKYSAAWTLRTILETILKLHHPFMPFITEEIWSLLPLRTLPLIVTPWPLAK